In Besnoitia besnoiti strain Bb-Ger1 chromosome I, whole genome shotgun sequence, the genomic window ACCAGCTACGTCAAAGAGCCGCCACGACGACTCTAGAGCTCCTCGAAATGCAAGCGACACGGACTGTGCGCACGTCTCGAACGGAAGGCAAAACCGAAGGAGACTTACCCGGTTCCCACCAAATTTCTCCGTTCGGTCCGCACAGGAACCCGCCCAGCGCCCTGCGCCCCGCGTAAGCCCGCTCCGCCCGCGTTCGGGCCCGGGCGGCCCTTCCTGCGCTGCCTGTCCCGCGgaaggccctcgcgccgcacaggcgccggcgcccgaagcggagacacggagacagggcgcgggcgacgacgaaggccgcgaccCGCCACACGGGCAGGAGACAAACACGGAGGAGCGGACGCAGGAAGCATCGAAGCGTAGGGCAGCAGGATGGAGGAAAACAGTAAATGTATGTGTTGGTGAGGATACCGCGGTCAAACGGCGACCCCTTGGACTCGGGCACATCCTAGCAACGCACAACAGCAGCAAAAAATCCAGAGACATCCGCGCGACGTCTGTTTCTCTCTGAGTGACTTCAAgcctctctcccgcgagATCTCGAGGCGTCTCACGCTTTCTTGAAAATCTGGTCTCTCTAAACGCGCTCCGCAGGCGATGCGGTCTATGCCATGCCACCTGCATATCGCCAGGCACATCCCCCCGTCTGCCCGTAGATAGACCCCTTTGGAGACACACATTGGAGATGCAGTATGCGCGCCCCGTGTCACAACGCCGCGTGGCGAGGCCTGTTGTTCCCCTTCAATTTCTTCAATTCTTTTTCTCCGTGCCCTGCGGACATGAGTCCGCGTCTCGCACCCAACGTACCTTGAGGTATGAAATGCGGTGCCAGGCCATCGACTCCCACGTGGTTAAGTTGGAGACCATCAGGTAAGTGTGGtagcagaagagacaggacACCATGcacgagaggaagaggcaaaACATGAGCGTCAAGAAGAGCGTCACAAAGTAGAAGGGGCTGTAGGCAAGGCAAACGCAGCAAAACGCAGCACACGCGGTCCAACCGAAAGCGAAAAACACGCCAAGCACGCAAAAACCAGAAACCCTAACGCACTACGCTGCACGCAatgcagcgcagacgcggctaCACGTGTAGATGCAAATAGATAGCattcatacatatatattcacgTATCTGCACATGTGTctacacacatgcacatacaaatatgtatatatatatacatggatatatatatgtatgtacatgcacatccatatatatatatatatatatatatatatatatatatatatatatatatatatacgtatggCTATGCATGTACAAGCACGCATCTgaatacagatatatatacgaCTTTATAGGTGAGTCGCACAGGGCCGAGGCGAGGGGCGCTGCGAACTAACTTTTGGATATGTCCTTCGCTTTGCcagacgagggcgcggatGTAGAAccccgcgacgacgaggagctcgagcGCTTGGAGAAGCAAATAAAAGTAAAAGTAGACGCGATTCTCCTCCGCAACGCACGTCCCTGAATACGAAAGGAAAGCCGCACACTAGATGCGTCAGCGCAGCACGAGCGCAACTGACGAGGCGCGCCCACGAAGGAGCCTTGCTGAGAGGCTAAGACAGCCTCAGCTCAGTAGAGacacagaaaaagaagcTGAGCTcagcagagacacagaaaaagaagcTGAACTCCCctgacggcggcgcccacCGCAGCGCACCAGGATGAAACGCAagttcggaagtcgtttcaTCACAATCGAGTTTCAATACTCTGCGTGCGCTCGTAGGCTGAGGTAAGTTTAGAGATTTCGATGCGGAGAAGCAATCGCGTTTCCCTTACCGATCCACGGGCAGTGATGGTCGTGGGTGCGggtgcagcggccgcacTGAGGGCAATGCTTCGTGCGCAAGGGCTGCAGAGCGGCAGAAACAGTGTCGACCCAGATAGTGTCACATCCTCGAAATCCAGACGCGTGACTCACCTTTACGCGTGGCTCATCTTTGAGGCCATTCCATTCGCCTCCGGCCAAgccacatatatgtatgtatgtatatatatatatatatatatatatatatatatatatatatatgcacatgtCGCCCTTCGTGTCAAACATACATGATaggcatatatacatatgtatatacatgtatggGTACTCGTGTATGAGCCGCGGCCACGTGGACGTACCTGGTACATGCAGCATATTTGACAGAATCGGAGTTTGATGGAGGCTTGGTAGATTTGTCTTCTTGACACGTGGAAGATGCCCTTATCGTCCTGTAGGAGttcgcgttttttcgccttccgcctccctctgtgCCGTCTCCGGCCCTCAGcgtcgctttcctcttcgtctacTTCCTTCCACGCCCCCTCGTCGCCACCGGCGCGAAGTCGAcggggcgtctctgcgctggtCTGCCGTCCGTCTGCGTCGGAGAGCCgctcgggcgcggagacaccccGCGTCGGGGGCTCGCGGCTGGGCTTTTCGGGGGCCCAGGACCGGAGTCTCCGGTCGTCTTCGTCGATCTCCGAGTCCTCGTCGTTGCCGCAGCTGaagtcgccgtctcctccgttagccccgccgtcgctgcttcgTGCCCTCTCGTCTCCACGAATGGCGCTCAAGACGCTGCTCCCTTCTCCAGTTTCGAGGCGTCCTCCCTCGCCCGAcctgacggcggcggcgcgccattcgcgctcgtcgcttttgtctctcccgccgtctctcctgGGCGCCGTGGGGCCGGCCacggggcgcgggcgcgagacggTGATAGGCGAGAGCTCAATCAAGAGCTCCCTGCTGTCTGTCCGCGGCTCAGCCTTGAGGAGTCCTAGCGGGATTCCcctcttttcttcgcgcAGTCTCAGGGGCGCGCGGCCccgctcgtcgccctcgctcaGCCGTCTGCGTTCTTTCCTGTCGCAGCtgtgctcgccgccgtcgtcctcttcgctgagGAGCTGGTACTTGTCGCCTTTGAGCGTCCGCTTGTGGCTgtggaggaagagagagaatcTGTTGTTCTTCCAGGCTCccttttcgcctctgcggccccgttcgcctccgctcgccgcgcccgcctcctcctcggatAAGTCCAGCGGCGACATGGACGCCGAccgcgcgagtcgcgcccggccgcttcgtcttccgtgGCGTCTCTGTGCCGCGAGCTCGTCGTCcgaggcctgcgggcgcccgcctccctcctccgcgctgcctgtGGAAGctctgcggctcctgcgTCGACTCGCGTCGCGCCCCGGTGACTCGGGTTCCTCCACGGGCCCCGGTGTATCCTTGGGGTCGGAGcgcccctcgtcgtcggATGAGGACGAGATGCCGCCCCAggactcgcggcgcgcgcgcggcgccgctcgacTCAGGCTCCTGTCGGCGTGATCGAAGAAGGGCGACCTGGAGAGCGGCAGAAAGCTGTACGCGGGCGAGGACAGcacggaggaaggcgagagcgcagAGTCGGGAACCGTGCTGCTGTCAAAGTGAAACACGCGGTTGCAGGAAGCGTAGACGTCTGAGAAGGGCAGGAACGGaggacagccgccgcgacccagcgcggacgcctgcgcatgcacgaagaaaggcgaggcggcggccgtcgaaGGCTTGAACGCTTCGCACCTCCGCTGACGCGACCCctccggaggaggcgagagcgacggaggcaACGGCGGCTCCcccgagaagaaggcggaggggTAGGACAAGGCGAGTGGATGCCTCGAGGAGGGACGCGAGACCGGCCGTCTTCCCACTTGGTCCTGAGGGGAGAAGAGCGGGAAGCCCGACGAGCGGCTGCGACCCCCGCCGTCACTCGCGCGCCCAACCAGGATTTCCGgccgagagggcgacgaggcgagcgggaTGTCGTCAAAgacctcgtcctcctcctcctcgactTCATCGAGGAAATACAGGGCCCGCGCGTCCTTCCCTCTGCCCTCCCTCACCACGTccgcccgcgcgctctccGTGCGGCCCCCAGCCACCTCCGCTCGTCGGCTCGCTCCGCCGGCTGGgtccgcgcagggcgccgacggcggcatCGGCAGGTAGACGCCCACCGTCCCCAagtctttcgcctccgctccctgCGGCGACCGGTCGAGGAGCGACAGCGGCtccaggccgcggcgcgacgccccTTCGTCGCCCGGAAGAGAGAACGTCACCGCCTGCGGgtgcgccgacggcggcagcgacggagaagaacgcgcgaaggagggcgcagccgccgccgggccgtcggcgcggctgcccgcggcgctcggctgCAGCAAAAAAGGCGACGGGTAGCcactcgcgcccgccgcgcggaggcgcctccccccgcctcggcgcgcgtccCCCTCGCCTTCACTCGAGCTCGATGAGGCCGGCCTCCCGGCGCCCATAGGTGGCAGAGACTGGAAGGTCGGCGTTCCGAGCGCAGGGGCTTCTTCGTCgggctccgcagccgcgccccctggcgagagcggcggcggacagcCCCGGGAGGCCGCTGAAGACGCAAAAGAAGAACGCGACACGCACGACGACCCGCGAGGCAAcacagccgcgggcgccgccgtcgggtGAGGCCGAGGGAACCCGCTGCACACGTCGGCGGGAGCCaccggcggagagaggcatgcggacgagggcggcgtcaGCGCCGCAGAAAGGCAGGGGACGCTCGGAGGAGACATGTGCGTAGGCACCGTGTGGAACTCCGCAGAAGGCGTCGAGGCCTGCGGGCGGAGGTAGGCGGGGAGGTCGGTGCTCGTGAAGGCCGGAAAGCCGGTGTGCCGCTGGAAGGCGTCGTCGGGCGGCACTgtgtcgtcgtcgccgatGAAATCTTGGAAACCGTCTGAgacttcgttttcttcttcactcGAAAAGCAGGAGGACTCGCcccgctcttcgccgctgaGAAGCTCTTgcagcgcttcgccgccttcggtTTCTCCGCCAGTCCGCCagctctcgtcttcctcctcggccggGGTGCGCTCccgacgcgagcggctcgccgcgcgcgacgcctcctccagTCTGCGAAGTCTTTCTGTCCGCGAGTAGaagagcggctgcgcgccgtaTCGTTCCTCGCGACtggcctcgcggtcgcgcgcctcgttgtcttcttccaagtcgccctcgcgccgacggccgGCTGCTCCGTCCCTCTCTGgcctgcggacgccgccgcgcgggttcgagtctccctcctctccgcttccgcctccaCAGTCTCGCCCTGCACTCCGCCAGCCGTTCTCTGCGCGGCATCTCGCGAccccgtctctgcgcggcacAAGGGACGCGTCCTCGATCGCAAGAGCCAGGTCCGCTGCCCGcgacttcttcctctccagcgcccgcgagtCGACtgaccgccgccgcagcaaacGCCCCGTCTCGCTCGGTGAGAGAAGCGTCGACGGACAGTAGTTCAGATAACCCCTGGAGCGCAGCGCAGTCGCAGCGACAGGCTTACGCATTCCAGTCAGCATCATcaatatacatacacatacatacatatttgcacacacgcatatatttatatataaaTGCAGATAGGTCAGTCAGACAGATGCGAGAGACCCTCGGCTCTACGCATGACGGGCGACCCCCAAAGATCCCTTATCAACGCTGAAGCAACCGAGTGgagcgcacacacgcacccACACACAGAGTAGCCACACAATCGTCGAGACGCATCCGCGCCTGTGGAGATACCTTTCCTCAacacatacgtatatatacacaagTATCTGTGCATACACTTTTGCACAGATACTCGTGTATAATACAGCGACATCAATATACGTAAATAGATATATAACACGGCACACAGAGGAGCAGAACTAGATACATATAAACATGTGTGTATAtctagatatatatatatatatatatatgtatctgcatatatatatatatatatatatatatttatgtacatatacatgtgcaTAGGTACTAGTccaaatatatgtataaatatacgTAGATCGGCCTGTTtctgtgtgtgcggctgAGTTGGACGTGAGGTGATTTCCATTGGCGTTTTTCAGCGCGTGtgcggctccgcgtcgcagcGGCGTGTGACTCACGGGTCTCCGAGGGACGTGCGCAGGTAGGCGAGGACGgtgaggaggacgagggTCCACAGGAAGAAGGCCTCGGGTGCAGGGTTtgagaagagcgagaggcgggggctcgcggagacgaggagcgCAAGCACGAGAGTCCGCATGACCATGACGACAGCCGGGACGACGAATCGCGCCGTCCCGTCTCCTCGGTCGGGCTTCgcgaggtcgcggcgcggTTGTGGACCAGGGCGGgacgaggcccgcgcgcaggggggcggctgcgcccaCCTGCAGTGGCTgagcgcgcgtctctcaggCACCAGGCGCGTCTCCGGGGCAGAGACAGCCGACGACGAGTCGTCCGTCCAGACAGGCATCGCGCGGCCGTCTGAGGAGTCAAAGTCCTGGtgctcgtcgtcctcctcagcCGCGACAAGGACACACATTTCCGTCTCCTGGACGGGGGCTTCCCGTAGGCCGGCGTTCTCCTCGAAGGCGATGCCGGCGCGGTggtggcgcggcgcgcgcgccgctggcagcttcagaggccgcgcggtcgcggaggcgcaggacgagggcggcgcgcgccgcgccgaagcAGGGCCCGCGTAGAAGGCCGCGCCCACACGCGTCTGCCCTTGCATCGCGCGGAGAACAAAAAGTGGGAAGCGACGGAGCGAAGGAGACCGGGAGGCTACCGCGGTCCCGCTTGCCGGCCGGCAGCCACGAGGATGCGCAGCGAACCGCTGAAGCGAGGAGCAAAAGCAGCGCCGGCACGGACAGCCGGAGAAAAAAGGGAGAGAACGAAGCGcggggtggcggcggcggccatcgacgaggacgagggagGACGCCGGTGGAAAAGAAGGCAGAAGCAGACACGCGGAACCGGGAAAAGAACAGCAGGAGGAAACCTGTTTCTCTGCACGGGCGCGACGGGGAACAGCGACCGCAGCCTCTCACTCAGCCACGACGCCGGCCGTAAACCACACAGAGCGCGACAAAACACAGCAAGACGCTACGGCTGGCTACGAAAGCCGCGTGCCCTCACGCACCGACAAACCTCCGAAGAGGGAAGAGTACAAGAAACAGAGATTGGGAAACCCGAGGGGAACGCGCGGTGTGCGCGCGAGCCGTATTCATACGTGCGAAGTCTGCGACGGCGTCCAGATTTCTGGAGAGGCCTCGCCTTGCGGCACCGGGCGTtcctgccgcgctcgcccgtTTTATCCACCTCACAACAGGACAGCGTCACAATCTCCTCTTCGACAGAGCGCCAgggaagcgagagaggatCGATCGAGTATTGATCCCATCTTTCTGGAGACGAACTTgctgcgaagaggcgagggggGGCTTGGCTGCTCGGTGCAGGTTTCCATAATTCCAGATCGAACTGGAACTATCTTCTTTGTCACTTTTCGAAATGACGGTTGCGCGTCCCGCCCTGAGGAAAGGGTCAATGTGTTCTTCTTGAGTTGTGCCATCTCCTCGCAGGTGAGTTGGCGAAAAGTCACACCAACGAAAAACAGGGGAGtcacgcgcatgcacacaccAGAAACGCACCGCAGGCCAACCGCACACAGTTGACACGCGGCACGGGACGGCCCTCCATGCAAGCTCATGGCGAAAATGGGACAAGTTCGTCCAAAGAATCGAAAACGAGTCGTGTTTGGAAAGAGGCAAAGGGCGAGAAAGGCTTAATGAGATAACTGCGGTGCCGGCTGCGCGCACACAAGTTGTTCTCTGCCTAGAGAGAGCGCACGGCTAAACAGTTGACAGAACAGCTGAGGTAGCCTTCGTGTGCGAAACGTTTCAGGATGTGTACAAAGTTCTTCGTGGTAGAGACATTCCGTTGTCTCGAATGGAGCGTTGCGCTGGCGTTGCTGCCGTGTACTGGACGGGTTTAGGGAACGTACGGGTGTGCCAATTTTCCGCGCAGATCGCCTTGTCTGAGAGTAACCACTTCTCGCTTGCAATTGTCAGTGTTGTGGGCGAATCCAACAGTTTCCTGTTGGGAGCCGTCGCTGCAGAAATATATCGACAGGCAAGTGGAAATGAGCTCTTGACAGGCCGTGGTGGGAGCGATTTGCTTCAGGGCTACGGTTGCAGCGGAATGACTCTTCGGTTTGGATACAGCGTAACAAAGAAGGCATACGGGGGGGAATGTCATCGTCTGAGTCACTGATCCGTCATTTACTGACCGGCGCGAGTGTGTGTGCCGCAGGATCGAGTGCAAGATTTCGCACAGACGAAGTTCCGCAAGAGTGGAGCCCTCAGCGGAACAATGTTTGCAGTCGGACAGCTCAGCGAGGCTGACAGCCATCACTGCATCTTTACGGCCTTTGCTCCATTAGTCTTAGTGGTATGCAAGAGGCCCGAAGCAGTGGCGTGATATTCGTGGATGCATACCGGTCATTTTTCGTTACCGAGGGGACTAGAGAAGCTAGGAGGATCCGGAAAGACGAAGAAATCAGCGGTCAGAAAGAACAGACGCAGGAATTCAAGCCGGGCTGTTTTCGTGAAGCAGCTCATTCATGAGGAACTGGAAAGCA contains:
- a CDS encoding hypothetical protein (encoded by transcript BESB_011260), whose translation is MQGQTRVGAAFYAGPASARRAPPSSCASATARPLKLPAARAPRHHRAGIAFEENAGLREAPVQETEMCVLVAAEEDDEHQDFDSSDGRAMPVWTDDSSSAVSAPETRLVPERRALSHCRWAQPPPCARASSRPGPQPRRDLAKPDRGDGTARFVVPAVVMVMRTLVLALLVSASPRLSLFSNPAPEAFFLWTLVLLTVLAYLRTSLGDPGYLNYCPSTLLSPSETGRLLRRRSVDSRALERKKSRAADLALAIEDASLVPRRDGVARCRAENGWRSAGRDCGGGSGEEGDSNPRGGVRRPERDGAAGRRREGDLEEDNEARDREASREERYGAQPLFYSRTERLRRLEEASRAASRSRRERTPAEEEDESWRTGGETEGGEALQELLSGEERGESSCFSSEEENEVSDGFQDFIGDDDTVPPDDAFQRHTGFPAFTSTDLPAYLRPQASTPSAEFHTVPTHMSPPSVPCLSAALTPPSSACLSPPVAPADVCSGFPRPHPTAAPAAVLPRGSSCVSRSSFASSAASRGCPPPLSPGGAAAEPDEEAPALGTPTFQSLPPMGAGRPASSSSSEGEGDARRGGGRRLRAAGASGYPSPFLLQPSAAGSRADGPAAAAPSFARSSPSLPPSAHPQAVTFSLPGDEGASRRGLEPLSLLDRSPQGAEAKDLGTVGVYLPMPPSAPCADPAGGASRRAEVAGGRTESARADVVREGRGKDARALYFLDEVEEEEDEVFDDIPLASSPSRPEILVGRASDGGGRSRSSGFPLFSPQDQASALGRGGCPPFLPFSDVYASCNRVFHFDSSTVPDSALSPSSVLSSPAYSFLPLSRSPFFDHADRSLSRAAPRARRESWGGISSSSDDEGRSDPKDTPGPVEEPESPGRDASRRRSRRASTGSAEEGGGRPQASDDELAAQRRHGRRSGRARLARSASMSPLDLSEEEAGAASGGERGRRGEKGAWKNNRFSLFLHSHKRTLKGDKYQLLSEEDDGGEHSCDRKERRRLSEGDERGRAPLRLREEKRGIPLGLLKAEPRTDSRELLIELSPITVSRPRPVAGPTAPRRDGGRDKSDEREWRAAAVRSGEGGRLETGEGSSVLSAIRGDERARSSDGGANGGDGDFSCGNDEDSEIDEDDRRLRSWAPEKPSREPPTRGVSAPERLSDADGRQTSAETPRRLRAGGDEGAWKEVDEEESDAEGRRRHRGRRKAKKRELLQDDKGIFHVSRRQIYQASIKLRFCQICCMYQPLRTKHCPQCGRCTRTHDHHCPWIGTCVAEENRVYFYFYLLLQALELLVVAGFYIRALVWQSEGHIQNPFYFVTLFLTLMFCLFLSCMVSCLFCYHTYLMVSNLTTWESMAWHRISYLKDVPESKGSPFDRGILTNTYIYCFPPSCCPTLRCFLRPLLRVCLLPVWRVAAFVVARALSPCLRFGRRRLCGARAFRGTGSAGRAARARTRAERAYAGRRALGGFLCGPNGEIWWEPGSSRASKGFGHSFCRQLLED